Proteins from a genomic interval of Rhizobium rhododendri:
- a CDS encoding NAD-dependent epimerase/dehydratase family protein — translation MHILVTGAAGLLGRHVVEAYRAAGFAVTAMDIVGNESGDIVGANLCDLPTATALIRDVDCVAHIASIPRPVGYATDDVFRTNMALMFNVLTAMETAGIKKLLFASSFSIIGLPFAPAPVQLDFLPIDQSHRAQPQDIYAVTKWLGEEMVEAWVRRTGGTAMSIRMPWIQTPESFFRDVGPRRQSSDAPLDLWAYIDARDAAEAFVRAARAEATGHERIFISADDTYSETPSHQLLETHYPDLELREYLDDHGSLLSNALAKDLLGFQPRYSWRSYPDPLVAHEI, via the coding sequence ATGCATATCTTGGTGACGGGGGCTGCTGGACTGCTTGGCCGCCATGTGGTGGAGGCTTATCGTGCCGCCGGCTTTGCCGTTACGGCCATGGACATCGTCGGCAACGAAAGCGGCGATATAGTCGGGGCCAACCTTTGCGACCTTCCTACAGCGACGGCACTGATCAGGGACGTTGATTGCGTGGCGCATATCGCATCGATACCGCGCCCCGTAGGCTACGCGACAGATGATGTCTTCAGAACGAACATGGCCCTGATGTTCAACGTGCTGACCGCCATGGAAACGGCCGGCATAAAGAAACTGTTGTTTGCCTCATCCTTTAGCATCATCGGCCTGCCGTTTGCGCCGGCTCCGGTGCAGCTCGATTTTCTGCCAATCGACCAGTCCCACAGAGCCCAGCCGCAGGACATCTATGCCGTGACAAAATGGCTGGGTGAGGAGATGGTTGAAGCCTGGGTCAGACGCACCGGCGGGACGGCAATGAGCATCCGGATGCCCTGGATACAAACACCGGAGAGTTTCTTCCGGGATGTCGGGCCGCGCCGCCAGAGCTCTGATGCGCCTCTGGATCTTTGGGCCTATATCGACGCAAGGGATGCCGCAGAGGCTTTCGTCCGGGCTGCCAGAGCAGAGGCGACAGGTCATGAACGCATCTTCATTTCGGCCGACGATACCTATAGTGAAACGCCGTCACATCAACTGCTCGAGACGCACTATCCGGATTTGGAACTGCGGGAATATCTAGATGATCACGGTAGCCTCCTGTCGAATGCGTTGGCGAAGGATCTTCTGGGGTTTCAGCCACGTTATTCCTGGCGTTCTTACCCTGACCCGCTGGTTGCACACGAGATCTGA
- a CDS encoding SDR family NAD(P)-dependent oxidoreductase: protein MTFVQDFAGKTVLVTGGGGVIGSTAARMFLERGANVVLADIDGQTLESKASMFGVGDRLAIVAGNLSDETAAKGAVDLALRTFGRIDVVFNNAGISGIVAPVHLLEASDWDAIVNANLRSMFLVLKFAAAAMVKLQIAGKIVNMGSSMAGWDVLSGGAGYAATKSAVVGLTKVAALDLARYGIRVNAVCPGVIETTLGVPGMRGDEDIKSAVEHFAERIPLRRIGQPEDVAEIVLFLASDGARHVSGAAWLVDGGQTLQSFSNAPTKGVYPKRIRSMDE from the coding sequence ATGACATTCGTACAGGATTTTGCAGGCAAGACAGTGCTTGTCACCGGCGGTGGCGGGGTCATAGGCAGTACGGCCGCCAGGATGTTTCTCGAGCGCGGCGCGAACGTCGTGCTGGCAGATATCGACGGGCAGACATTGGAAAGTAAGGCGTCAATGTTCGGGGTCGGGGACCGACTGGCAATTGTTGCTGGCAACTTGTCCGACGAGACCGCGGCGAAGGGAGCGGTCGATCTCGCTCTCAGGACATTCGGTCGTATCGACGTCGTCTTCAACAATGCGGGCATTTCGGGCATCGTCGCGCCGGTACATCTGCTCGAGGCGTCGGACTGGGACGCCATTGTCAACGCCAATCTTCGTAGCATGTTTCTTGTGTTGAAGTTTGCGGCAGCGGCGATGGTAAAACTGCAGATTGCCGGCAAGATCGTGAACATGGGATCATCAATGGCCGGATGGGACGTCCTTTCTGGAGGCGCTGGCTATGCCGCCACCAAGAGCGCCGTCGTCGGCCTGACCAAAGTCGCCGCCCTGGATCTGGCGCGCTATGGTATACGAGTGAACGCGGTATGCCCCGGTGTGATTGAGACGACGCTCGGTGTGCCCGGCATGCGAGGGGATGAAGACATTAAATCGGCGGTCGAGCATTTCGCTGAGCGGATTCCGCTCCGGCGGATCGGTCAGCCGGAAGACGTGGCAGAAATCGTTCTGTTCTTGGCCTCGGATGGGGCGCGCCACGTCAGTGGCGCGGCGTGGCTGGTGGATGGTGGACAGACGCTGCAAAGCTTCTCAAATGCGCCGACAAAGGGCGTGTATCCAAAGCGGATCAGGTCGATGGATGAGTAG
- the lhgO gene encoding L-2-hydroxyglutarate oxidase, with protein MSRRIAVIGAGINGLAVARQVMLDHSGIAVTVFEKEANVAQHQSSHNSGVVHAGLYYEPGSLKARLCTRGAELIRDYCVAHALPYDECGKLVVALKDEELPRLEAIHRRSIANGVPGVSLIGPERMREIEPNGVGIRALHSPRTAIVSYEVVARRIAAEIKEWGASLRLGTKVAKITESSDGAYVEGAEGRLDDKPYDHVIACSGLQSDRLACASGDGDEPRIVPFFGLYYVVDAAFRKHVKGLIYPVPDPRFPFLGVHFTKRIDGEITIGPNAFISLGRENYSGRRFDLRDIADFVTFPGFWKFAARNKAVAIRELKTVLSQNTFVAEAAKYVPSLADVKVVPATRGIRAQAMKNDGRLVDDFVIRKARYVTHIRNAPSPGATSSLAIAEHIAKEIGAFQ; from the coding sequence ATGTCCAGGCGAATTGCAGTGATCGGAGCGGGCATCAACGGCCTTGCCGTGGCCCGACAGGTTATGCTGGATCATTCGGGCATTGCCGTCACCGTCTTCGAAAAGGAGGCGAATGTTGCCCAGCACCAGTCGAGCCACAATTCTGGCGTCGTGCATGCTGGCCTCTATTACGAGCCGGGCAGCCTGAAGGCGCGGCTTTGTACCCGCGGCGCCGAACTAATTCGCGACTACTGTGTCGCCCACGCGCTGCCCTATGACGAATGCGGCAAGCTTGTGGTGGCGCTCAAGGACGAAGAACTGCCGCGGCTGGAGGCGATCCACAGGCGGTCGATCGCCAATGGCGTGCCTGGGGTCAGCCTGATCGGGCCTGAGCGGATGCGCGAAATCGAGCCGAACGGCGTCGGCATCCGGGCGCTACACTCGCCGCGCACGGCCATAGTCAGCTACGAGGTGGTAGCCAGGCGCATCGCCGCCGAAATCAAGGAGTGGGGCGCCAGCCTCAGGCTCGGGACGAAGGTCGCCAAGATCACCGAAAGCAGCGACGGCGCCTATGTCGAGGGTGCCGAAGGGCGGCTCGACGACAAGCCCTACGACCATGTCATCGCCTGCTCAGGCTTGCAGTCGGATCGCCTGGCGTGCGCCTCGGGTGACGGGGACGAACCGCGCATCGTGCCGTTCTTCGGCCTCTACTACGTCGTCGACGCCGCCTTCAGAAAGCACGTAAAGGGGCTGATCTATCCGGTTCCGGATCCGCGCTTTCCCTTTCTCGGGGTGCACTTCACTAAGCGCATCGACGGCGAGATTACTATCGGCCCGAATGCCTTCATCTCGCTCGGCCGCGAAAACTATTCCGGCCGCCGCTTCGACCTGCGCGACATCGCCGATTTTGTCACCTTTCCCGGCTTCTGGAAATTTGCGGCCCGCAACAAGGCGGTGGCCATCCGAGAACTGAAGACCGTTCTCAGCCAGAACACCTTCGTGGCTGAAGCGGCGAAATATGTTCCGTCCCTTGCAGACGTAAAGGTAGTGCCCGCTACCCGAGGTATCCGCGCCCAAGCTATGAAGAACGACGGCCGGTTGGTAGATGATTTCGTTATCCGCAAGGCGCGATATGTGACCCATATTCGCAACGCGCCGTCGCCCGGCGCCACATCATCCTTAGCAATTGCCGAGCACATCGCGAAAGAGATCGGGGCATTCCAATAG
- a CDS encoding pyridoxine/pyridoxamine 5'-phosphate oxidase, with product MSSSNPGQLSMKDKLRQIPSLKGPLPHMDVEGFPDTPHAAFTIWLDDALAAGIKEPHAMTLSTADENGWPDARVIILKNVDKRGWHFAMKAGSPKGKQIGSMPKVALTFYWPDLGRQVRIRGEAVALSAEECAEDFLDRPAGSKVSAIASKQSDGLKDRQELERRIVDARAFLAANPDHVAPGWRVYAVSRVVVEFWQGATDRNHIRLQYALAGDGLTWEMNRLWP from the coding sequence ATGAGCAGCTCTAATCCGGGCCAGTTGTCGATGAAAGACAAGTTGCGTCAGATACCCTCCCTCAAAGGACCGCTTCCTCATATGGACGTGGAGGGGTTTCCCGACACACCGCACGCTGCTTTCACAATATGGCTTGACGATGCCTTGGCTGCTGGCATCAAAGAGCCACATGCGATGACGCTATCCACGGCAGATGAGAACGGCTGGCCGGATGCCCGAGTTATTATTTTAAAAAATGTCGACAAGCGCGGCTGGCACTTCGCAATGAAGGCCGGAAGCCCTAAGGGCAAGCAGATAGGGTCGATGCCAAAGGTCGCCTTGACATTCTATTGGCCCGACCTTGGTCGGCAGGTTCGTATACGTGGCGAGGCCGTCGCGCTTTCTGCCGAAGAATGCGCCGAGGATTTTCTGGACCGACCCGCGGGTTCGAAAGTGAGCGCGATCGCATCGAAGCAAAGCGACGGTCTGAAAGATAGGCAAGAGCTCGAGCGACGTATTGTTGACGCCCGGGCCTTCCTGGCAGCCAACCCTGACCACGTTGCACCGGGTTGGCGCGTGTATGCCGTCTCTCGCGTCGTTGTTGAGTTCTGGCAAGGAGCAACGGATCGTAACCATATCCGTCTGCAGTACGCCCTTGCTGGAGACGGGTTGACTTGGGAAATGAACCGTCTCTGGCCATAA
- a CDS encoding HAD family hydrolase: protein MLSNQVSKNYLLWDFEGTLAVRKGRYTSALEAAATVADPTFTCTADIIRPFLSGAFPWHRDELAHSWAGNADGWWSPILAAAETALVTLGMEKTLAISVSIRSREIYLDLAGWQVDPDAVEVLEHLSALGWHHAVIFNFAPELPSLMDGLGLSIHFDKVFCSGQIGLEKPSPALFRYAIESLAPGRARWMIGDNPDADIAGGQAAGLSTILLGRDTHDIGFSATALSTIPAIIPKEHRP from the coding sequence ATGTTGTCAAACCAGGTTTCAAAAAACTACCTCCTCTGGGATTTTGAGGGAACGCTTGCCGTACGTAAGGGGCGCTATACAAGCGCTTTGGAAGCTGCAGCCACTGTTGCCGATCCCACATTCACCTGTACTGCTGATATCATCAGGCCATTCCTATCAGGTGCCTTCCCCTGGCACCGTGACGAACTTGCGCATTCCTGGGCAGGAAACGCAGATGGATGGTGGAGCCCTATCCTCGCCGCCGCCGAAACGGCTCTTGTCACCCTTGGCATGGAAAAGACTTTGGCCATATCGGTCTCAATAAGATCGCGCGAGATCTATCTGGATCTTGCTGGTTGGCAGGTAGACCCAGACGCCGTCGAGGTATTGGAACACCTGTCTGCCCTCGGTTGGCACCACGCAGTTATTTTCAACTTTGCTCCCGAGCTCCCATCGCTGATGGATGGGTTGGGGCTTAGCATCCATTTCGATAAAGTCTTTTGTTCAGGGCAGATCGGCCTTGAAAAACCATCACCAGCACTTTTCCGATATGCGATTGAATCGCTGGCTCCCGGTCGGGCTCGGTGGATGATTGGCGACAACCCCGACGCGGACATTGCTGGCGGTCAAGCTGCTGGGTTGTCGACCATCCTACTTGGGCGAGACACTCACGATATCGGATTTTCCGCGACAGCCCTGTCCACAATCCCCGCAATTATCCCCAAGGAACACCGACCATGA
- the phnF gene encoding phosphonate metabolism transcriptional regulator PhnF, producing MTKGMGLIMSNAKSEKQPLWLQTAHKIRRRIEEGVLRPGERMPSSHQIAEEFAINRMTARRALAELEKDGLLRILHGNGTFVADAPIPYAIGTRVRFDQNLEAVGAVPERIVLRRWLEPATEEVAAQLALSIRAPLIVMEIGAYASGHPIGIGRRYCCATRFAGFAEIFEELGSISMALKQFDIDDFQRASTIVVARMPTTDECEFLRSSKSQPVLAYSAIDVAPADEPISYFTGCFSARAVEMHIFA from the coding sequence ATGACAAAGGGCATGGGCCTTATAATGTCGAACGCTAAATCTGAGAAGCAACCGCTATGGCTGCAGACGGCTCACAAAATCCGTAGACGGATAGAAGAAGGCGTCTTGAGGCCCGGCGAGAGAATGCCTTCAAGTCATCAGATTGCCGAAGAGTTTGCGATCAACCGCATGACGGCCCGGCGTGCCCTGGCAGAGCTGGAGAAGGACGGGCTTCTTCGCATCCTTCATGGTAACGGCACCTTCGTCGCCGATGCACCGATACCGTATGCCATTGGGACCAGGGTAAGGTTTGACCAAAATCTGGAAGCCGTGGGCGCCGTTCCGGAAAGAATAGTCCTTCGGCGCTGGTTGGAACCGGCAACTGAAGAGGTGGCAGCACAACTGGCGTTGTCGATCAGAGCGCCGCTCATTGTGATGGAGATCGGTGCTTATGCCAGCGGCCATCCAATCGGGATTGGGAGGCGTTATTGCTGTGCGACAAGATTTGCTGGTTTCGCAGAGATTTTTGAGGAGCTTGGCTCAATCAGTATGGCGCTGAAGCAGTTCGACATTGACGATTTTCAAAGAGCCAGCACAATCGTCGTCGCCAGGATGCCGACGACCGATGAATGTGAGTTTCTCAGGTCCTCGAAATCTCAGCCTGTCTTGGCATACAGCGCGATCGATGTGGCTCCGGCGGACGAGCCGATATCCTATTTTACGGGTTGTTTTTCGGCTCGTGCGGTTGAAATGCACATTTTCGCCTGA
- a CDS encoding carboxylesterase family protein: MSDQSPHGSLAVEIESGFFAGIVTDGVRSWRGIPFAAPPLGPMRFRAPQPAAPWQDIRAANTDISLRKIPTLALYDGGTGSIADCSSTRRWS, translated from the coding sequence ATGTCTGATCAGAGCCCCCACGGCAGTCTCGCCGTTGAGATCGAAAGCGGCTTCTTCGCCGGCATCGTGACGGATGGGGTGCGAAGCTGGCGCGGCATTCCCTTCGCCGCACCACCGTTAGGGCCCATGCGGTTCAGGGCACCGCAGCCAGCTGCTCCCTGGCAGGATATACGGGCGGCGAACACGGACATATCGCTGAGGAAGATACCCACGCTCGCCTTATACGACGGAGGAACGGGATCTATCGCAGACTGTTCGAGCACCAGGCGTTGGAGCTGA
- a CDS encoding PhzF family phenazine biosynthesis protein, whose amino-acid sequence MSLSFQMVDVFGSDAISGNPLAVIIGAEALPTEEMQRLTRWFNLSETTFLLPTIDPVADYRVRIFTLDREMPFAGHPTLGTCHVWLKSGWVPKGGSNIIQECGAGLVKIRRDQDRLSFAAPPLIRSGAPSHGERLEAQEFLGIDSREIVDAAWIDNGPGWLGIRLASAEKLLSLKPARSWPRRIDIGVIGPHALGGDAAFEVRAFFTDNLGTIVEDPVTGSLNASLAQWLFATRVVDTDYIAAQGTCLGRNGRVHVGRDDEGQVWIGGQTRTHVEGTLLGLSGIE is encoded by the coding sequence ATGAGCCTTTCGTTTCAAATGGTCGACGTTTTTGGTTCGGACGCGATCTCCGGTAATCCTCTGGCTGTCATCATCGGTGCGGAGGCTCTTCCCACCGAGGAGATGCAGCGCCTCACGCGCTGGTTCAACCTGTCGGAGACGACCTTCCTGCTGCCGACTATAGATCCGGTCGCCGACTATCGCGTCAGGATATTCACGCTGGATCGGGAGATGCCGTTCGCCGGGCATCCGACACTCGGCACCTGCCACGTTTGGCTGAAGAGCGGCTGGGTGCCGAAAGGCGGATCAAATATCATCCAAGAGTGCGGGGCGGGTCTGGTCAAAATTCGGCGCGATCAGGACCGGCTCTCCTTCGCTGCTCCGCCTCTCATCCGCTCGGGCGCGCCATCCCATGGGGAGCGACTGGAAGCGCAAGAGTTCCTTGGTATCGATAGCCGTGAGATCGTCGATGCTGCCTGGATCGACAACGGTCCGGGGTGGCTCGGCATCCGGCTGGCATCGGCCGAAAAGCTTCTGTCGCTCAAGCCGGCACGGAGCTGGCCGCGGCGGATCGACATCGGCGTGATTGGCCCCCATGCTCTCGGCGGCGATGCCGCCTTCGAGGTTCGTGCCTTCTTCACCGACAATCTGGGAACGATAGTGGAAGATCCGGTTACCGGCAGTCTCAACGCCTCGCTGGCGCAGTGGCTGTTTGCGACCCGCGTGGTGGATACTGACTACATAGCCGCGCAGGGCACCTGTCTCGGTCGTAATGGGCGTGTTCATGTGGGCCGGGATGACGAGGGCCAGGTCTGGATCGGCGGCCAAACCCGCACGCATGTCGAGGGGACGTTGCTCGGTCTTTCCGGTATCGAATAG
- a CDS encoding LysE family translocator: MIASQIGLVYATYLLATASPGPSNMAIMATAMRDGRGPALALAGGVITGSLFWAILAATGMSAVLAAYADALFVIKILGGVYLLYLALRAGRSAMRETSDVLTTRTNVPPPRYRQLYRQGILMHIGNPKAVLSWIAIMSLGLRNDTPSGVLPTIIGGCALLGVFVFGGYAVLFSTAPMIAIYGRLRRWIESGLCALFTVAGLKLLASGR; encoded by the coding sequence ATGATCGCCAGCCAGATCGGGCTCGTCTATGCCACCTATCTCCTCGCGACGGCCAGTCCGGGGCCGAGCAACATGGCGATCATGGCAACGGCGATGCGCGACGGTCGCGGTCCCGCCCTTGCACTGGCGGGCGGCGTCATCACGGGATCGCTCTTCTGGGCGATCCTCGCCGCGACGGGCATGTCCGCAGTGCTGGCGGCCTATGCGGACGCGCTTTTCGTCATCAAAATTCTGGGCGGTGTCTATCTGCTCTATCTGGCGCTTCGCGCGGGACGATCGGCCATGCGCGAGACCTCCGACGTGCTGACGACACGGACCAATGTGCCTCCTCCTCGCTATCGCCAGCTCTATCGACAAGGCATTCTCATGCACATCGGCAATCCAAAGGCGGTCCTCTCATGGATCGCGATCATGTCGCTGGGGCTTCGGAACGATACGCCCTCCGGCGTGCTGCCGACGATCATCGGCGGCTGCGCGCTGCTGGGCGTCTTCGTCTTTGGAGGCTATGCGGTGCTGTTCTCGACTGCGCCGATGATCGCCATTTACGGACGACTGCGACGGTGGATCGAAAGCGGCTTGTGCGCCTTGTTCACTGTTGCGGGTCTGAAGCTGCTCGCGTCTGGGAGGTAA
- a CDS encoding VOC family protein, which produces MFSHVTVGTRGPERAGRFYDALLAPLGLRQRDVNPDDGPLALCWVSGDAPLPRFYVYSPHDGRPATVSNGSIAAFLAPTTEAVNASWTSGLANIGTDEGVPGARTHYGEGYCDAYLRDPDVNKTHIVYRGDLDPRGERRLLGETVR; this is translated from the coding sequence ATGTTCAGCCATGTCACTGTCGGAACCCGGGGTCCTGAGCGAGCGGGCCGCTTTTATGATGCACTTCTCGCACCGCTCGGGTTGCGGCAACGTGACGTCAACCCCGATGACGGCCCTCTGGCACTATGCTGGGTGTCTGGGGACGCGCCACTCCCGCGCTTCTATGTGTACAGCCCGCACGACGGGCGACCGGCAACGGTTAGCAACGGCAGTATCGCCGCTTTCCTAGCGCCCACAACCGAAGCGGTGAACGCGTCATGGACCTCGGGGCTGGCGAACATCGGCACGGATGAGGGCGTACCGGGCGCCCGTACGCATTATGGCGAGGGGTATTGTGATGCCTATCTGCGCGACCCCGATGTAAACAAGACCCACATCGTCTATCGCGGCGACCTTGATCCGCGTGGGGAGCGGCGGCTACTTGGGGAGACCGTTCGATGA
- a CDS encoding PLP-dependent aminotransferase family protein: MRIQSPWAPRLADIEASTADRLVLALADDIIEGRLKGGDRLPAHRDLAWKLGIGLGTVTKAYGIVERRGLTRSVKGRGTFVTIHQAHEGRQIDLSSNTPPAMLTERLLTRTLAGIARRIDADQLNLYAPPTGHLEHRRLMARWLETQGVPADPSCVVLTGNARQAIALAFDLACGRQGVILTERLTYPGAIALARRKGHRILGVEIDAEGMIPEALATALASEKDGEKVVYLTPTLHNPSTATMGSARRQSIVDICCRAGARIIEDGVYAFASGLPPLAALAPDITLHVNGFSKSLGPGLRIGVLALPPAMMDAAEDIVRDMPMQPAPLSCALVEEWLASGVIASVQKDLVHEAARRSRLAASVLGAAGLITDRAACHAWLPASRDFADSLVTAAAAIGVKLTPPASLMVESEDQTTGIRLCLGGPSFDELTLALSGISGLLKNAHYINVGRQNSG; the protein is encoded by the coding sequence ATGCGCATCCAATCCCCTTGGGCACCGCGCCTCGCGGACATCGAAGCCAGCACCGCTGACCGGCTGGTCCTAGCACTTGCAGACGACATCATTGAAGGGCGATTGAAAGGTGGCGACCGTCTGCCAGCCCATCGCGATCTCGCATGGAAACTCGGGATCGGTCTCGGCACCGTAACCAAAGCCTATGGCATCGTTGAGAGGCGCGGCCTGACGCGGAGCGTCAAGGGTCGAGGCACCTTTGTGACAATACATCAGGCCCACGAAGGGCGGCAGATCGACCTTTCGTCCAACACGCCGCCGGCCATGCTCACCGAACGCCTCCTGACACGCACGCTGGCCGGGATCGCCAGGAGGATCGACGCAGACCAGCTCAATCTCTATGCGCCGCCTACCGGGCACCTTGAACATCGCCGTCTCATGGCACGCTGGCTGGAAACACAGGGCGTACCGGCCGACCCATCATGTGTGGTCCTTACAGGCAATGCCCGTCAGGCTATCGCACTGGCTTTCGATCTTGCCTGCGGTCGGCAAGGGGTTATCCTGACCGAGAGGCTAACCTACCCCGGTGCGATTGCACTCGCCCGGCGCAAAGGACACCGGATCCTCGGTGTTGAAATCGACGCGGAAGGCATGATCCCGGAAGCGCTTGCGACAGCCCTCGCTAGTGAAAAGGATGGCGAAAAGGTAGTCTATCTCACGCCGACGCTGCACAATCCTTCCACCGCGACAATGGGATCGGCACGACGACAGTCGATCGTCGATATTTGCTGCCGTGCCGGCGCCCGGATCATCGAAGACGGCGTTTATGCCTTCGCGTCCGGCCTGCCGCCGCTGGCAGCTTTAGCGCCGGACATTACGCTTCACGTCAATGGATTTTCGAAGTCGCTTGGGCCGGGATTGCGGATCGGCGTGCTGGCGCTACCGCCCGCTATGATGGACGCGGCAGAGGACATCGTGCGGGACATGCCGATGCAGCCGGCACCTCTTTCCTGTGCGCTGGTGGAGGAGTGGCTGGCGAGTGGTGTCATCGCATCGGTTCAAAAGGATCTCGTCCATGAAGCTGCGCGCAGATCGCGTTTGGCCGCCTCGGTTCTCGGCGCCGCCGGTCTCATCACCGATCGGGCAGCGTGCCACGCCTGGCTGCCCGCGTCGCGCGATTTCGCCGATAGCCTCGTCACAGCCGCTGCCGCGATCGGAGTCAAGCTTACGCCCCCTGCATCGCTAATGGTCGAAAGCGAGGATCAAACGACCGGCATCCGGCTTTGCCTCGGCGGGCCGTCGTTCGACGAATTGACGCTCGCCCTAAGCGGGATCTCAGGACTATTGAAGAATGCGCACTATATCAACGTCGGTCGTCAAAACTCGGGATGA
- a CDS encoding helix-turn-helix domain-containing protein, which yields MSKEDDVDRRIGARVRIERESRGWSLSELAEKASVSRAMIYKVEHGNSSPTANLLGKLSGAFGLSMSTLMARAEIKQGRMLRKAEQPLWTDPATGYIRRHVSPRSDFPFDIIHVTLPAGTEVAMPAAAYAFIRQLIWVLSGELVFVEGGSRHALMEGDCLELGPPTDCVFINETDSGCTYAVAVLTTS from the coding sequence ATGAGCAAAGAAGATGATGTCGACCGTCGTATTGGTGCCCGCGTCCGGATTGAACGCGAGAGCAGAGGATGGTCTCTCTCAGAGCTTGCGGAGAAAGCGTCGGTCTCTCGCGCCATGATCTATAAGGTGGAGCACGGAAATAGCAGTCCGACGGCCAATCTTCTTGGAAAGCTCTCAGGCGCGTTCGGATTGAGCATGTCTACGCTGATGGCCCGTGCCGAAATTAAACAGGGGCGTATGCTCCGAAAGGCCGAGCAGCCTCTCTGGACCGATCCGGCAACAGGATACATTCGCCGACATGTATCGCCGCGATCAGATTTTCCTTTCGATATCATACACGTAACTCTCCCGGCAGGTACGGAGGTGGCGATGCCGGCCGCAGCCTATGCTTTCATTCGACAGCTCATCTGGGTTCTTTCGGGAGAGCTCGTGTTCGTTGAGGGCGGGTCTCGGCATGCGCTGATGGAAGGCGATTGCCTGGAGCTTGGCCCACCCACGGACTGCGTTTTTATAAACGAGACGGATTCGGGCTGCACCTACGCTGTTGCTGTGCTGACTACCTCGTAG
- a CDS encoding GNAT family N-acetyltransferase, protein MEIRDAAPADVRAIADIYNHAVVNTTAIWNDAQVDASNRAAWLADRERLGYPVLVAAEDDGQVLGYASFGDWRAFDGYRHTVEHSVYVGIEQRGRGIGEALMRALIIRARELGKHVMVAGIEARNVSSIKLHEKLGFETVGNLKEVGTKFGIWLDLAFMQIILDARKIPYEG, encoded by the coding sequence ATGGAAATTCGAGACGCTGCTCCGGCGGATGTTAGGGCCATTGCAGATATCTACAACCATGCGGTCGTGAACACCACTGCGATCTGGAACGACGCGCAGGTGGACGCTTCCAATCGTGCGGCATGGTTGGCGGATCGGGAGCGGCTCGGCTATCCGGTTTTGGTTGCCGCTGAAGATGACGGCCAAGTTCTTGGCTACGCTTCGTTCGGAGATTGGAGAGCATTCGATGGCTATCGCCATACTGTTGAACACTCGGTCTATGTGGGTATCGAGCAACGCGGCAGGGGTATTGGCGAAGCTCTTATGCGGGCGCTGATAATTCGCGCAAGAGAACTTGGCAAGCATGTTATGGTGGCCGGGATCGAGGCGCGGAATGTCTCTTCAATAAAGCTTCACGAGAAGCTTGGCTTCGAGACTGTCGGCAACCTTAAAGAGGTTGGAACCAAGTTCGGTATATGGCTTGATCTCGCGTTCATGCAAATCATTCTCGATGCCAGGAAAATACCTTACGAAGGTTGA
- the soxR gene encoding redox-sensitive transcriptional activator SoxR, with protein MTTQIDIHRELAVGEVARRSGVAVSTIHFYEAKGLLSASRNSGNQRRYPREVLRRIAIIKIAQQAGIPLAEIRHALLSLPNGRTPNAEDWKNLADLWRAALQKRMDKLTQLRDNLEGCIGCGCLSVKDCPLRNPGDILGASGNGAVLLE; from the coding sequence ATGACGACACAAATAGATATTCATCGGGAGCTTGCGGTGGGCGAGGTTGCCAGGCGCAGTGGCGTTGCCGTGTCCACCATCCACTTTTATGAGGCGAAAGGGCTGTTGTCGGCCTCGCGTAATTCCGGCAATCAAAGGCGCTATCCGCGAGAGGTTTTACGCCGCATTGCTATCATCAAAATCGCCCAGCAGGCCGGCATCCCGCTTGCTGAAATTCGTCATGCGTTGTTGTCGCTGCCGAATGGGCGAACGCCGAATGCGGAAGATTGGAAAAATCTGGCGGATTTGTGGAGAGCAGCGCTTCAAAAGCGGATGGACAAGCTCACGCAATTGAGAGACAACCTTGAAGGATGTATCGGGTGCGGGTGCCTATCCGTCAAGGACTGTCCTTTGCGCAACCCTGGCGACATACTCGGCGCCAGCGGCAATGGAGCGGTCCTCCTTGAATAG